A portion of the Actomonas aquatica genome contains these proteins:
- a CDS encoding alpha/beta hydrolase family protein, whose translation MPLRPATLVSGLLASASLLLAQDIALPELKLPSIGAAPAVSSDRFVDLFRPAQTDLATLSPDGRHLAYTVREGSNIFVLVVATERLDQALAKVLVVDDATATPRFARNDENVPARINWMRWVDNERVVVETNSQTAVDARGSVPGVILTFKADGSDARVVLTSRDVPELLTDGTTSPDFSAARDRSMLTATVDDPYYNEGGTAAARAAAREEEPTIDGGLFSTSDSDRFILSLGQDSDVFDPETGFGTAWHSPSIFDLNRVDPGHVLVRTASGRRHALFDLDPVTSKVESIASYPVDEDRLQLLDQQGVPRISAPATTNFAFPHRLAVDRGAGFRDDSLAVMAGLPAGAFDSTPVTFFTERAIPIGFAENPALLYYASNVGRDVFGIYALDLDTGAPTDFAIEHPSLDLIPRPLDAFLPPGTLVFDRYTRALKGVRISDQRRSTLWLDPILQASQSALERVLPGRNVEIVEWDQAGRTLLVFANSVAGPGRFYLFDRTSGKLSEFAQRAPWLNSLASNRVIAFTVTADGHDIECQLTLPQDPRVMPAPLIVVCPSQPWERVQPDFQPEIQALARMGFGVVQLSARGAWGHGIKAREAIHEGYDAAQINDLLAVIDQVGQSFNLNIKRVGLVGSGWGGYVALRAAALHPDRFRCTVTLEPPIDLKAWLRREDWESRDPGTQLVRSYYGPQELLDAKQLEQDAKELSVPSLIFAFPGADEATWRRSTYSAAKNFARSIRDTSPESEFMDLSEDFANGLPLARSTTYARIEDFINTHVYNFGVDIGESVEVKEP comes from the coding sequence ATGCCCCTCCGCCCCGCGACTCTCGTGTCCGGTCTGCTTGCCTCGGCCTCTTTGCTGCTTGCCCAGGACATTGCACTGCCCGAACTCAAACTCCCCTCCATCGGCGCCGCGCCGGCCGTTTCGAGCGACCGCTTCGTCGATCTTTTCCGCCCTGCGCAGACCGATCTGGCCACTCTTTCGCCCGATGGCCGCCACCTCGCCTACACGGTTCGGGAAGGCAGCAACATCTTTGTGCTCGTGGTGGCAACCGAGCGCCTCGATCAGGCCCTCGCCAAGGTTCTGGTGGTCGATGACGCCACCGCCACGCCCCGCTTTGCGCGCAACGACGAGAACGTGCCCGCTCGCATCAACTGGATGCGCTGGGTCGACAACGAACGGGTCGTGGTGGAAACCAATAGTCAGACCGCCGTCGATGCCCGTGGTAGCGTTCCCGGCGTCATTCTCACCTTCAAGGCCGATGGCTCCGATGCGCGTGTCGTGCTCACCTCGCGCGACGTCCCCGAGCTGTTGACCGACGGCACCACCAGCCCGGATTTTTCCGCCGCGCGCGATCGCAGCATGCTGACGGCCACGGTCGATGATCCCTACTACAACGAAGGCGGCACCGCCGCCGCGCGGGCCGCCGCACGCGAGGAGGAACCCACGATCGACGGTGGCTTGTTCTCCACCAGCGACAGTGACCGTTTCATTCTCTCGCTCGGGCAGGACTCCGATGTGTTCGACCCCGAAACCGGCTTCGGCACCGCCTGGCACAGCCCGTCCATCTTCGACCTCAATCGCGTCGATCCCGGCCACGTGCTCGTGCGCACCGCGAGCGGTCGGCGTCACGCGCTCTTCGACCTCGATCCAGTCACCAGCAAGGTCGAATCCATTGCCTCCTACCCGGTCGACGAGGATCGACTGCAATTGCTCGATCAACAGGGCGTGCCTCGCATCAGTGCGCCCGCCACCACCAACTTCGCGTTTCCTCACCGACTCGCGGTCGATCGCGGCGCGGGCTTCCGCGATGATTCGCTGGCCGTCATGGCCGGCCTGCCGGCGGGGGCCTTCGACAGCACCCCGGTCACCTTTTTCACCGAGCGTGCGATCCCGATCGGTTTCGCTGAAAACCCGGCTCTGCTCTATTACGCGTCGAACGTCGGTCGCGACGTCTTTGGCATCTATGCCCTCGATCTGGATACGGGCGCGCCCACCGACTTCGCCATTGAGCATCCCTCGCTCGATCTCATCCCGCGTCCACTCGATGCGTTTCTCCCGCCCGGCACTCTGGTGTTTGATCGTTACACCCGCGCCCTCAAGGGCGTGCGGATCAGCGATCAACGCCGCAGCACCCTGTGGCTCGATCCGATTCTGCAGGCGAGCCAGAGTGCGCTCGAGCGGGTGCTGCCCGGTCGCAATGTCGAAATCGTCGAATGGGATCAGGCCGGTCGCACCTTGTTGGTGTTTGCCAACTCCGTCGCCGGTCCCGGCCGCTTCTACCTCTTTGATCGCACGAGTGGAAAACTCTCCGAGTTCGCCCAACGCGCACCTTGGCTGAACTCCCTCGCCAGCAACCGTGTCATCGCGTTCACGGTCACTGCCGACGGCCATGATATCGAGTGCCAGCTCACCCTGCCGCAGGATCCGCGGGTCATGCCGGCGCCGCTGATTGTGGTCTGCCCATCGCAGCCGTGGGAACGGGTGCAGCCAGACTTTCAACCCGAGATTCAGGCCCTCGCCCGGATGGGTTTTGGTGTCGTGCAACTCTCGGCGCGCGGCGCCTGGGGCCACGGCATCAAGGCGCGCGAGGCGATTCATGAAGGTTATGACGCCGCCCAAATCAACGATCTGCTCGCGGTGATCGATCAGGTCGGCCAGTCGTTCAATCTGAACATCAAGCGGGTCGGCCTCGTGGGTTCCGGTTGGGGCGGCTACGTCGCCCTGCGCGCCGCGGCCCTGCATCCGGATCGCTTCCGTTGCACGGTCACGCTCGAACCGCCGATCGACCTGAAAGCCTGGCTGCGCCGCGAGGACTGGGAATCCCGTGATCCCGGCACCCAACTCGTGCGCTCCTACTACGGGCCCCAAGAGCTGCTCGATGCCAAACAGCTGGAGCAGGACGCCAAGGAACTTTCCGTGCCGAGTCTTATCTTTGCCTTCCCGGGCGCCGACGAAGCCACCTGGCGTCGCTCCACCTACAGTGCCGCCAAAAATTTCGCCCGTTCGATCCGCGACACCAGCCCGGAGTCGGAGTTCATGGATCTCTCCGAAGACTTCGCGAACGGTCTTCCGCTGGCCCGATCCACGACCTACGCGCGCATCGAGGATTTCATCAACACCCACGTCTACAACTTCGGCGTCGATATCGGTGAATCGGTCGAGGTGAAGGAACCTTGA
- a CDS encoding sugar phosphate isomerase/epimerase family protein, with amino-acid sequence MNLTRRYFLTTSATALAAAALAPRLLAAPSALPRFPVAVCDWMILKRQKLGAFKRTSEIGADGLELDMGGLGDRPTFDNKLLDPAAREQFLAEAAKYDLRLSSIAMSGFYAQSFAERDGIERVVEDTITTTVAMGVRTIFLPLGVRSDLVAHPELRPAVVARLKAAGQRAADAGVVIGIESAYDAAGELALLQDIDSPAVKSYFNFANALQNDRDLHAELRTLGAANICQIHASNKDVHWLENDPQIDLPAVKATLDDMGWHGWLVIERSRDASNTRDVVGNYGANTRYLKKVFQS; translated from the coding sequence ATGAACCTCACTCGTCGCTACTTTCTCACTACATCCGCCACCGCGCTCGCCGCGGCCGCCCTCGCGCCCCGCCTGCTCGCCGCACCGTCCGCATTGCCGCGCTTTCCCGTCGCGGTCTGCGACTGGATGATTCTCAAACGCCAAAAACTGGGCGCCTTCAAACGCACATCCGAGATCGGCGCCGATGGTCTGGAGCTCGACATGGGCGGACTCGGTGACCGGCCCACCTTTGACAACAAGCTGCTCGACCCCGCCGCCCGCGAACAATTCCTCGCCGAGGCCGCCAAATACGACCTTCGCCTCAGCTCCATCGCCATGTCCGGCTTCTACGCGCAGTCGTTCGCCGAGCGCGATGGCATCGAGCGTGTGGTCGAGGATACCATCACCACCACCGTGGCGATGGGCGTGAGGACCATCTTCCTGCCGCTCGGAGTGCGCAGCGATCTCGTGGCCCATCCGGAGCTGCGCCCCGCCGTCGTCGCCCGACTCAAGGCCGCCGGCCAGCGCGCTGCCGACGCCGGTGTGGTGATCGGCATCGAAAGCGCCTACGACGCCGCCGGCGAGTTGGCCCTGCTGCAGGACATCGATTCCCCGGCCGTTAAGAGTTATTTCAACTTCGCCAACGCCCTCCAAAACGACCGCGACCTGCACGCCGAACTCCGCACTCTCGGTGCCGCCAACATCTGCCAGATCCACGCCAGCAACAAGGATGTGCACTGGTTGGAGAACGACCCGCAGATCGATCTACCGGCGGTGAAGGCGACCCTCGACGACATGGGCTGGCACGGTTGGTTGGTGATCGAACGCTCCCGCGATGCCAGCAACACCCGCGACGTCGTCGGCAACTACGGCGCCAACACCCGCTACCTGAAAAAGGTGTTTCAGTCCTGA
- a CDS encoding virulence RhuM family protein, translating to MKNQPEPDSDLILYLTEDGRTRLQVRLAGETVWLSLNQMADLFQRDKSVISRHIKNVFQEGELVRDSVVAESATTAADGKTYQVEFYNLDVIISVGYRVKSRRGTQFRIWATQRLREYIVKGFAMDDERLKNPPGKGNIDYFDELLERIRDIRASERRVYLRVREILALAADYEPTEPDTQVFFQTIQNKLHYAATGKTAAELIAERADSSQPNMGLMAWRTGVVRKADVTIAKNYLREDEIEELNRIVVMFLDFAEDQARRKKQIFLQNWITRLHDFLNLNERAILPDAGKIKREQAHRLAEEEYERFAARRREELEAQGEADLLELLDAEVKKLPKPKKPKP from the coding sequence ATGAAGAACCAACCCGAACCGGATTCAGACCTGATCCTCTATCTGACAGAGGATGGGCGGACGCGGCTGCAAGTGCGGCTGGCTGGTGAGACGGTCTGGCTTTCACTCAATCAGATGGCGGACCTGTTCCAGCGGGACAAATCGGTCATTTCCCGTCATATCAAAAATGTCTTTCAGGAGGGGGAGCTGGTCCGGGATTCAGTTGTTGCAGAATCTGCAACAACTGCGGCCGACGGGAAGACCTACCAGGTCGAGTTCTACAACTTGGACGTCATTATTTCGGTGGGCTACCGGGTGAAATCGCGAAGGGGCACGCAGTTCCGTATCTGGGCCACCCAACGGCTGCGGGAATACATCGTGAAGGGCTTCGCGATGGACGACGAACGGCTCAAAAATCCGCCAGGCAAGGGGAACATCGATTATTTCGATGAGTTGCTGGAGCGGATCCGGGACATTCGCGCCAGCGAGCGAAGGGTCTATCTGCGGGTGCGGGAAATTCTCGCTCTCGCGGCGGACTACGAGCCCACGGAGCCGGACACACAGGTGTTTTTCCAAACCATCCAAAACAAGCTGCACTATGCCGCGACCGGAAAGACGGCTGCTGAGTTAATCGCGGAACGGGCGGATTCATCCCAGCCCAATATGGGGCTGATGGCGTGGCGCACCGGCGTGGTGCGGAAGGCGGATGTGACTATCGCCAAGAACTATCTGCGCGAGGACGAGATCGAGGAGCTGAACCGAATCGTCGTGATGTTCCTGGATTTCGCGGAGGATCAGGCCCGGCGCAAGAAGCAGATTTTTCTGCAAAATTGGATCACCCGGCTCCATGATTTCCTGAATCTTAATGAACGTGCCATTCTGCCCGATGCCGGGAAAATAAAACGCGAGCAGGCTCACCGACTGGCCGAGGAGGAATACGAGCGTTTCGCCGCCCGCCGTCGCGAGGAGTTGGAAGCACAGGGGGAAGCGGATTTGCTCGAACTGCTCGATGCCGAGGTAAAGAAGCTGCCGAAACCCAAAAAGCCCAAACCATGA